GTGTGTGTAAGTTCCACCTCTGCCTTTCCATCCCCCAAAAGACATCGAACGGTGACGAAAAGATCCTCTCCGCACACGATGCGCATGCCCGGACGAAAGGGCTTGGAGGAACGGAGAAGGGCCTGGGCGCGTGAGGTCCCCGGGGCTATCTCATCAGGGTAATGGAGAAGAAGGCACTCGACCTGCCCACCTGTTTCCTTTCTTCCGTGAAGCCGCGCAGGGAACACCTTGCTGTCATTCAGGACGAGGCAGTCTCCTGGCCTCAAGAAACGAAGGACGTCAGGGAAAAAGCAGTGAGCCGTGGCCCCGGTATTGCGATCAAGGACCATGAGGCGGGACGAAGAGCGTTCCTTTTGAGGATGCTGGGAAATAAGGCCTTCGGGAAGGAAATACTCGAAACGCTCGAGATCGAACTCCTGCATAGAAGGCACAAAAAATCACAGAAAATTCCGGAATCAAAGGTCCTTGCAGAAACCCGACGATTCAGGTTTCCAAAAAACGAAACGGCATATTTCCCAAAATCACGAAGAAAACAGGTCCGTCCGCTGGGCAAGATAGCAGAGGAACAGCCCAAACAACATGGCCACGAGCCCCATGACCCGAAGGGTTCGGGGGGGCAACTCCTGAATCCGGGCCAAATACCTGACTATCCTTTCCGGGCAGAGGAAATATGGAAGGCCCTCGATGACAAACACGAGCCCGATGGCTACGACAAGGATCTTCACAAAATCTAGTCCGGGAGGAGAAGGAGAATAGTCGTATTGCAAAACCCCAAAAGAGTGGTGGCGGTGCAGGGACTTGAACCCCGGACACTGCGGATATGAGCCGCATGCTCTAACCGACTGAGCTACACCGCCACAAAGACGCATACCCTATGCACGATTTTCCCATGCCTGTCAAGGGAATCACCCAAAAATAGACCTGATCCCGCTCAAAAAGCCCGAGATGCAAGGCGCGAAATTTTCCAGGAATGAGGCGTACTTAGCGTACGCCGCGGTGACTGGAAAATTGAAGCAAAGCCGCAGATCGGGTTTTTGCAGCGCGATCAGACCTGAATCCGTGAGCCTACGGCCGAGGTATTTGTGGATGGAGGCGCCCACGGACCGGGGCTCGAACGGCAAATCTGCCCCCATGGACGGGGGCTATTTGCCGCACGGAACAAATACCCTGGCCGTAGGTTTATTTTGTAAAATCAAATAGTTGACTGCATATCTCACGGATTCAGGATAGAGAAAAAACACGTTTGACGGGCCTTTTCACGTCTGTATAATACACGACAATATTTTTAACCCCTGACATTCAGGAGGCTTATCATGCAGTCATCCCTCACCAAGGCCATCCCTTCCGGCGTCTTTGTCGTGACGGCGCGATCCGGAGACCGGACAAACGGCATGACCGCTGCTTGGGTCACCCAGGTCTCCTTCAAGCCCCCCATGATCGCAGTTGCCATCGCAAAGGAACGCTACACATACGAACTCATCTCTGAATCCGGCTCCTTCTGCCTCAACACCCTGCCTGCCGGGGCCGAGGATCTGGGAAGGCATTTCGGATTCAGGAGCGGACGGAAAAAGGACAAGTTTGCGGGGATCCCCCATACCCTGTCTGCCAAGGGGATCCCGATCCTTGATGGGGCCTGCGCATGCGTGGAATGCGAGGTCGAAAAGACCTGTGAGG
The sequence above is a segment of the Deltaproteobacteria bacterium genome. Coding sequences within it:
- a CDS encoding DUF2065 domain-containing protein, which codes for MKILVVAIGLVFVIEGLPYFLCPERIVRYLARIQELPPRTLRVMGLVAMLFGLFLCYLAQRTDLFSS
- a CDS encoding flavin reductase family protein; the encoded protein is MQSSLTKAIPSGVFVVTARSGDRTNGMTAAWVTQVSFKPPMIAVAIAKERYTYELISESGSFCLNTLPAGAEDLGRHFGFRSGRKKDKFAGIPHTLSAKGIPILDGACACVECEVEKTCEAGDHTLFIGKVTDCTIFKDDAAPLIFEWQAFFGKKG